In a genomic window of Sulfurimonas denitrificans DSM 1251:
- a CDS encoding ArnT family glycosyltransferase, which translates to MIKSYQKELLWLFFIFTCKIVILILLPLTGDEAYFIKWANHLDFGYYDHPPMVGWIIFIMSFISDSYFFFRLFAVVTTFVTAYVIYKIALLYHIQKHKALLVSFIFLASPIDVALVLITNDVTLLFFSALGTLMFLYSLQKNNLSYAIFAGLFLGAAFLSKYFAVFLMFSLLIFSFYIYGSRAIKSVLIVASIVSLFVFQNLYFNYNSCWNNILFNFFARTEYNNYSIDSILRYFLFILYIFTPWGLYYLYKANFTKNNLFWLLISILGLAFFAFLAASLKNKIGLHWFLIFTPFIFLLFTFMDDKYLKKLFRYNAIFSVVHIVILITILNIPTSLLSEHRKYSDIIIYTEPQELCKKLEIFDDERIFTLGYSSASLLSHYCKREIAVLFNNSKYGRMDDKLLDIRRLNSEDITIFYKNPIKEEKLKNLCSSFELGSFEISGATFHTATCRNFNYNEYKKEYLEYQNEHFYNIPKWLPIGKCYFKERYFN; encoded by the coding sequence ACTTTGGCTTTTTTTTATCTTTACATGTAAGATAGTTATACTTATTTTACTCCCTTTAACTGGCGATGAAGCCTACTTTATAAAGTGGGCAAATCATTTAGATTTTGGTTACTATGATCACCCTCCAATGGTTGGTTGGATAATATTTATAATGAGTTTTATTAGCGATTCGTACTTTTTTTTTAGACTTTTTGCAGTTGTTACAACTTTTGTAACTGCTTATGTCATCTATAAAATAGCTCTGCTTTACCATATACAAAAACATAAAGCTCTCTTAGTCTCGTTTATCTTTTTAGCTTCTCCTATTGATGTAGCACTTGTGCTTATAACAAATGATGTGACGCTTCTCTTTTTTAGCGCACTTGGAACTCTAATGTTTTTATACTCTTTACAAAAAAACAACCTATCTTACGCCATCTTCGCTGGTCTCTTTTTAGGAGCTGCTTTTTTAAGTAAATATTTTGCTGTTTTTTTAATGTTTTCTCTGCTCATTTTCTCTTTTTATATCTATGGGAGTCGTGCAATAAAGAGCGTACTTATCGTTGCATCAATAGTCTCTCTTTTTGTTTTTCAAAATCTCTACTTTAACTATAATAGTTGCTGGAACAATATACTCTTTAACTTCTTTGCAAGAACAGAATATAACAATTACAGTATTGACTCTATTTTAAGATATTTCTTATTTATACTATATATCTTCACCCCTTGGGGATTGTATTATTTATATAAAGCAAATTTTACAAAAAATAATCTATTTTGGCTTCTTATTTCAATTTTGGGTCTTGCATTTTTTGCCTTTTTAGCAGCCTCTTTAAAAAACAAAATAGGGCTTCACTGGTTTTTGATATTTACTCCCTTTATATTTCTGCTTTTTACTTTTATGGATGATAAATATCTAAAAAAACTTTTCCGCTATAACGCTATCTTTAGCGTTGTCCATATTGTTATATTGATAACTATCTTAAATATTCCTACCTCACTCCTAAGTGAGCATAGAAAATACTCAGATATTATTATCTACACAGAGCCTCAAGAGTTATGCAAAAAGCTTGAAATATTCGATGATGAGAGAATTTTTACACTTGGTTATTCAAGTGCATCTCTTCTCTCTCACTACTGCAAAAGAGAGATAGCTGTTCTTTTTAATAACTCAAAATATGGTCGGATGGATGATAAACTCTTAGATATTAGGAGGCTTAACTCTGAAGATATCACTATTTTTTATAAGAATCCTATAAAAGAGGAGAAGTTAAAAAATTTATGCTCTTCATTTGAACTTGGCAGTTTTGAGATAAGCGGTGCAACTTTTCACACTGCTACATGTAGAAATTTTAACTATAATGAGTATAAAAAAGAGTATCTTGAGTATCAAAATGAACACTTTTATAACATTCCAAAATGGCTTCCCATCGGGAAATGCTACTTTAAAGAGAGGTACTTTAATTGA
- a CDS encoding HAD family hydrolase gives MNLALFDFDGTLSTKDSLDEFLRYSVGKKRYILNMLKFIPNFALWKLRIIDNSTAKERLFWIFFKDMDEALFRAKAKNFSLYRLDAIIDEARMKVLEQHQEGNSRVVIVSASMRCWLEPWCHKNGIELLSTELKFEDGKYSGKFLTPNCHGQEKARRIKEHLNLDEYETIYAYGDSSGDTQMLALAHKSIKY, from the coding sequence TTGAATCTGGCCCTATTTGATTTTGATGGAACACTTAGCACAAAAGACTCTTTAGACGAGTTTTTAAGATATAGCGTTGGTAAAAAGAGATATATCTTAAATATGCTCAAATTTATCCCAAATTTCGCTCTTTGGAAGCTTAGAATAATAGATAACTCAACAGCAAAAGAGCGCCTTTTTTGGATATTTTTTAAAGATATGGATGAAGCTCTTTTTCGCGCAAAAGCAAAAAATTTCTCCCTATATAGACTCGATGCGATAATAGATGAAGCGAGGATGAAAGTCCTTGAGCAACACCAAGAAGGCAACTCAAGAGTAGTCATAGTTTCTGCTTCTATGAGATGCTGGTTAGAGCCATGGTGCCATAAAAACGGCATTGAGCTTCTATCTACCGAATTAAAGTTTGAAGATGGAAAATATAGTGGCAAATTTTTAACTCCAAATTGTCATGGGCAAGAGAAAGCCAGACGTATAAAAGAGCATTTAAATCTTGATGAGTATGAGACAATCTATGCCTATGGCGACAGCTCTGGAGATACGCAGATGTTAGCCCTTGCACATAAGAGCATAAAGTACTAA
- a CDS encoding alpha/beta fold hydrolase yields MEKLIDGIYVKTYGKATNQPVVFIHGFPFEHTLYNNVIDEFKNVYYCISYDIRGFGNSKLNSAQCTIESYTEDLESVILRLKLDKPIICGFSMGGYIALRANEKLQKNYKALILANTTSSSDSDEAKLKRSAAISDIDAKGIEPFIDKFLLVAFSEDFIKKESLKIEEIKNTIMNSSSIGIKGALLAMASRVDTTKSLKDIDIPVLLISAENDKIISPDIMAQMANSIKKSTLVCLSGSGHMSMLEKPDEFNTALRRFLETL; encoded by the coding sequence ATGGAGAAGTTAATTGATGGCATATATGTCAAAACTTACGGCAAAGCAACTAATCAACCTGTAGTTTTTATACATGGATTTCCATTTGAGCACACACTTTACAATAATGTAATAGATGAGTTTAAAAATGTGTACTACTGTATCTCATATGATATAAGAGGCTTTGGCAATTCCAAGCTAAATAGCGCTCAATGCACAATTGAGAGCTATACAGAAGATTTAGAGAGTGTGATTTTGAGACTAAAGTTGGATAAACCAATTATTTGTGGGTTTTCTATGGGTGGTTATATCGCACTTAGAGCAAATGAAAAATTGCAAAAAAACTATAAAGCCTTGATACTTGCAAATACTACATCAAGCAGTGACAGCGATGAAGCAAAACTAAAACGCTCTGCTGCTATCTCAGATATAGATGCTAAAGGGATTGAACCTTTTATAGATAAATTTCTCTTAGTTGCTTTTAGTGAAGATTTTATTAAAAAAGAGTCACTAAAAATAGAAGAAATTAAAAACACTATTATGAATTCTAGCTCCATAGGAATAAAAGGAGCTCTCTTAGCCATGGCTAGCAGAGTAGATACTACTAAAAGCTTAAAAGATATAGATATTCCTGTTTTGCTGATAAGTGCAGAGAATGATAAAATAATATCTCCAGACATTATGGCGCAAATGGCAAATAGCATAAAAAAGAGTACTCTTGTATGCTTAAGCGGTAGTGGGCACATGAGTATGCTTGAGAAGCCAGATGAATTTAATACTGCCCTTAGAAGATTTTTAGAGACCCTTTAA
- a CDS encoding copper-transporting P-type ATPase has protein sequence MNMNQNQICKDNSCKIEYSSYTCPMHPEIIRDRPGSCPKCGMALERVIVKADEENIELNYMLKRFWISTALTLPLFIVAMMNDLAPQYLPKNITMKEIQWFLFLFSLPVVLWAGWPFFVRGYNSLRTWNLNMFTLIAIGVLSAWIYSITALLFPEIFPALMRTKEGLVHVYFESAAVITTLVLLGQVLELKARSKTNDAIKTLLNLAPKSAHFIEKNGNEKEINLEDIQVGDKLRVKPGEKIPVDGIVIEGNSNIDESMITGEPIAVQKSLNDKLIGATINQNGTLVMQAQRVGSDTMLSQIVQMVSSAQRSRAPIQQLADTISGYFVPAVILCAIFAFLGWWVLGPEPHLAYAIVAAVSVLIIACPCALGLATPISIMVGTGRAALFGILIKDAQTLETMEKVTTLVVDKTGTLTQGKPKVTKLIIAKSFDENKVLQYGASLEKASEHPLAEAVLEYAKDKGISLLRVDNFNSITGKGIEGEVENKKVVLGSDKYLNSLNISTEEFISQADELRTDAKTVIFMAIDSKLSSIFCIEDPIKETSLEAIKQLKRDGIDIVMLSGDNEKTANAVAKKLGISKVHANVMPEDKGDIVKQLQNDAQIVAMAGDGINDAPALALADVGIAMGTGTDVAIQSAGITLIKGDLLGIVKVRKLSHATMNNIRQNLFFAFIYNTLGVPVAAGILYPFFGILLSPVIAATAMSFSSVSVILNALRLKNIKI, from the coding sequence ATGAATATGAATCAAAATCAAATTTGTAAAGATAACAGTTGCAAAATAGAGTATAGTTCTTATACTTGCCCTATGCATCCTGAAATCATTAGAGATAGACCTGGGAGCTGCCCAAAATGTGGAATGGCATTAGAGAGAGTTATCGTCAAAGCGGATGAGGAGAATATTGAATTAAATTATATGCTAAAACGCTTTTGGATTAGTACTGCTCTTACTCTGCCTCTTTTCATTGTTGCAATGATGAACGATTTGGCTCCCCAATACTTACCTAAAAATATAACAATGAAAGAGATTCAATGGTTTCTTTTTCTGTTTTCACTACCCGTAGTACTTTGGGCTGGATGGCCTTTTTTTGTAAGGGGATATAACTCGCTAAGGACATGGAATTTAAACATGTTTACTTTAATTGCTATAGGTGTTTTGAGTGCGTGGATATACAGCATAACAGCACTTCTGTTTCCTGAGATTTTTCCAGCTCTTATGAGAACAAAAGAGGGATTGGTTCATGTATATTTTGAGTCTGCAGCAGTTATTACAACCTTGGTACTCTTAGGGCAAGTGTTAGAGTTAAAAGCCCGCAGTAAAACAAACGATGCCATTAAAACTCTTCTAAATCTTGCACCAAAAAGTGCCCATTTTATAGAAAAAAACGGGAATGAAAAAGAGATAAACCTTGAAGATATTCAAGTAGGAGATAAACTTAGAGTAAAACCTGGTGAGAAAATTCCAGTTGATGGGATAGTTATAGAGGGCAATAGCAATATTGACGAATCTATGATTACTGGAGAACCTATAGCTGTTCAAAAGTCGCTTAATGACAAACTTATCGGTGCAACCATAAATCAAAACGGTACTTTAGTAATGCAGGCTCAACGTGTAGGAAGTGACACAATGCTATCTCAAATAGTGCAGATGGTATCTTCAGCACAGCGCTCACGTGCTCCTATTCAGCAACTAGCAGACACGATATCTGGCTACTTTGTACCAGCTGTAATCCTTTGTGCAATTTTTGCTTTTTTAGGCTGGTGGGTTTTAGGACCTGAACCTCATCTGGCGTATGCTATCGTTGCAGCTGTATCAGTTTTGATTATTGCATGTCCTTGTGCTTTGGGTCTGGCTACTCCAATCTCTATTATGGTTGGAACAGGTCGTGCAGCACTTTTTGGCATCTTGATAAAAGATGCTCAAACGCTAGAGACAATGGAGAAAGTTACCACATTGGTAGTTGACAAAACAGGAACGCTCACACAAGGAAAACCTAAAGTAACAAAACTGATAATAGCTAAGAGTTTTGATGAAAATAAAGTTTTACAATATGGTGCGAGTTTAGAAAAAGCAAGTGAGCATCCCCTTGCAGAAGCAGTGCTTGAGTATGCAAAAGATAAAGGAATCTCTCTCTTAAGAGTTGATAACTTTAACTCCATAACAGGCAAAGGGATCGAAGGTGAGGTAGAAAATAAAAAGGTTGTACTTGGAAGCGATAAGTATCTCAATAGTTTAAATATATCAACAGAGGAGTTTATATCTCAAGCTGATGAACTGCGCACGGATGCAAAAACTGTAATTTTCATGGCGATAGACTCTAAGTTAAGTTCTATTTTCTGCATTGAAGACCCAATTAAAGAGACATCACTAGAAGCTATTAAACAACTTAAAAGAGACGGTATTGACATAGTGATGTTAAGTGGTGACAATGAAAAAACAGCCAATGCAGTGGCAAAAAAACTTGGTATTAGTAAAGTACATGCCAATGTTATGCCTGAAGATAAAGGAGATATAGTTAAACAACTTCAAAATGATGCTCAAATCGTAGCGATGGCAGGTGATGGGATTAACGATGCACCAGCTCTAGCCCTCGCTGATGTTGGAATAGCAATGGGCACTGGAACTGATGTAGCAATACAGAGTGCTGGTATAACACTTATAAAAGGTGATTTGCTTGGCATTGTAAAGGTTAGAAAACTGAGTCATGCCACCATGAACAATATCAGACAAAATCTATTTTTTGCATTTATATATAATACCCTAGGAGTACCAGTAGCAGCTGGAATTCTCTACCCATTTTTTGGAATATTACTCTCACCAGTTATTGCAGCTACTGCTATGAGTTTTAGTTCTGTATCTGTTATACTCAATGCTTTACGTTTAAAAAATATAAAGATTTAA
- a CDS encoding quinone-dependent dihydroorotate dehydrogenase — protein sequence MINYQSIKPWLFKLEPEDAHMLAEAALRIPNVCQVAFNPFLESHFITNSILKQELFGRTFFNPIGLGAGFDKNATMIRAMQILGFGFTEIGTITPKAQAGNPKPRMFRHIEEQSIQNAMGFNNEGLLSAQKRLKKRFPFTTPIGINIGKNKLTPDTQAINDYTTLIKALHELGDYLVINISSPNTPGLRDLQNEEFITKLFEESKAITSKPILLKIAPDMSKEDAVALTKLAVLKGADGIIATNTTVDYSLVKEPKSIGGLSGAVLKEKSFEIFEAVAKELYGKTTLISVGGISSAKEVYRRIKAGASLVQIYSGLIYEGPDLIKNINNELTELIKADGYTNITQAIGADRK from the coding sequence ATGATAAATTATCAAAGCATAAAACCTTGGCTGTTTAAGCTAGAGCCTGAAGATGCACACATGCTTGCAGAGGCAGCACTTAGAATACCAAATGTTTGTCAAGTAGCCTTTAATCCATTTTTAGAGTCTCACTTCATAACAAACTCTATCTTAAAGCAAGAGCTTTTTGGTCGTACATTTTTCAATCCAATCGGGCTTGGCGCTGGTTTTGATAAAAATGCAACTATGATTCGTGCTATGCAAATTTTGGGTTTTGGTTTTACTGAGATTGGAACTATAACGCCAAAAGCTCAAGCTGGAAACCCAAAACCTAGAATGTTCCGTCATATTGAAGAGCAGAGTATTCAAAATGCGATGGGCTTTAATAACGAGGGGCTTTTAAGCGCACAAAAGAGATTAAAAAAAAGATTTCCATTTACTACTCCAATTGGTATAAACATCGGAAAAAATAAACTTACCCCAGATACGCAAGCTATAAATGACTACACAACTCTTATAAAAGCACTGCATGAGTTAGGGGATTATCTAGTAATCAACATCTCTTCTCCAAACACTCCAGGACTTCGTGATTTGCAAAACGAGGAGTTTATCACAAAGCTTTTTGAGGAATCAAAAGCAATAACTTCAAAGCCTATTTTGTTAAAAATAGCACCCGATATGAGTAAAGAAGATGCTGTTGCTCTTACAAAACTTGCAGTTCTTAAAGGTGCTGATGGTATTATTGCGACAAATACTACAGTTGATTATTCACTTGTAAAAGAGCCAAAAAGTATTGGCGGACTAAGTGGAGCAGTTCTTAAAGAGAAGAGTTTTGAGATATTTGAAGCAGTTGCAAAAGAGCTTTATGGCAAAACAACTCTTATATCTGTTGGTGGAATATCATCCGCAAAAGAGGTGTACAGACGTATTAAAGCTGGAGCTTCTCTTGTTCAGATATACAGTGGACTTATTTACGAGGGTCCAGATTTGATAAAAAATATAAACAACGAACTCACAGAGCTTATAAAAGCTGATGGATATACAAATATTACACAAGCAATAGGTGCGGATAGAAAATAA
- a CDS encoding M16 family metallopeptidase, with amino-acid sequence MASSLPKYETKTLKNGLQIVVIPLKNSTNVISTDIFYKVGSRNEVMGKTGIAHMLEHMNFKSTKNLPAGEFDKEVKSIGGVNNASTSFDYTHYYIKSSTQNLGKSIELYAELMQNLLLKDKEFQPERDVVAEERRWRTENSPLGYLYFALFNNAYVYHPYHWTPIGFMNDIQTWSIDDIKDFHKTYYQPSNAILMITGDVEPKDVFKAAKKKFEHILNKAKIPELKFVEPEQNGAKRVIIHKESEVEMLALTFHIPNFKHEDQIVLSMISEILYSGKSSRLYKNLIEEKQLVNSVYAYNMENIDPGLFIFMATCNPDVKAEDVEKELLTQIELIKNEKVDKKEIEKVKINTKADFIYSLESSTSVANLFGSYLVRGDLTPLLTYEENIEKITQERIQEVAKKYFNFDKSTTLILKKR; translated from the coding sequence ATGGCATCATCACTACCAAAATATGAGACAAAAACTCTAAAAAATGGACTTCAAATTGTGGTTATTCCACTTAAAAACTCTACTAACGTCATTAGTACTGACATCTTTTACAAAGTTGGAAGTAGAAATGAAGTTATGGGTAAAACAGGCATTGCACATATGCTCGAACACATGAACTTCAAATCTACAAAAAACCTACCAGCTGGAGAATTTGATAAAGAAGTAAAGAGCATAGGAGGCGTAAATAACGCATCTACAAGCTTTGACTATACTCACTACTACATAAAATCAAGCACACAAAATTTAGGTAAATCTATTGAACTTTATGCGGAACTTATGCAAAATCTTCTTCTAAAAGATAAAGAGTTTCAGCCAGAGCGTGATGTTGTTGCTGAAGAGAGACGCTGGAGAACTGAAAACTCACCTTTGGGTTACTTGTACTTTGCTCTTTTTAACAATGCTTACGTTTACCACCCTTACCACTGGACTCCAATTGGATTTATGAATGACATCCAAACTTGGAGCATTGATGATATAAAAGATTTTCACAAAACTTACTATCAGCCAAGCAATGCTATTTTGATGATTACAGGTGATGTTGAGCCTAAAGATGTATTTAAAGCTGCAAAGAAAAAATTTGAGCATATTCTAAACAAGGCAAAAATACCAGAGTTAAAATTTGTAGAGCCTGAACAAAATGGCGCAAAAAGGGTAATAATTCACAAAGAGAGTGAAGTTGAGATGTTAGCTCTTACCTTTCATATACCAAACTTCAAACATGAAGATCAGATAGTTCTAAGTATGATTTCAGAGATACTCTACTCTGGCAAAAGCTCAAGACTTTATAAAAATCTTATAGAGGAAAAACAGCTTGTAAACAGCGTATATGCTTACAATATGGAAAACATAGATCCAGGTCTTTTTATCTTTATGGCTACATGTAATCCAGATGTTAAAGCTGAGGATGTAGAAAAAGAGCTACTTACGCAGATAGAGCTTATCAAAAATGAAAAAGTTGATAAAAAAGAGATCGAGAAAGTAAAGATAAATACAAAAGCTGATTTTATCTACTCACTTGAGAGTTCAACTTCTGTTGCAAATCTATTTGGAAGTTATCTTGTAAGAGGCGATTTGACACCACTTTTAACATATGAAGAGAATATTGAGAAAATTACTCAAGAGAGAATTCAAGAGGTTGCAAAAAAATACTTCAACTTTGACAAATCAACAACACTTATTTTAAAAAAAAGGTAA
- the dapA gene encoding 4-hydroxy-tetrahydrodipicolinate synthase, translating into MDIVTGSTTALITPFKNGKLDESAYANLIKRQINNGINAVCPVGTTGESATLSYAEDKRCIEIAVEICRGTATKVLAGAGSNSTSEAIEAAITAQKCGVDAIFSVAPYYVKPSQEGLYQHYKAIAESVSDMPFMLYNVPGRTVVDISADTVIRLFDDVKNIYGIKEATGSLERTVELLSRRPELKVFSGDDAIDYPILANGGAGITSVTSNLLPDLKSELVKKALNGDFTGSKAINDMLFPINKALFIESNPIMIKAAMYIAGLIDTLEYRLPLVAPSVENMKKIESVMKNYEIKGL; encoded by the coding sequence ATGGATATTGTAACTGGTTCGACTACTGCGCTAATTACCCCCTTTAAAAATGGAAAACTAGATGAGAGTGCATACGCAAATCTCATCAAAAGACAGATAAACAATGGCATAAATGCCGTTTGCCCAGTTGGAACAACTGGAGAGAGTGCTACACTTAGTTATGCTGAAGATAAGAGATGTATAGAGATAGCTGTTGAAATCTGCCGTGGCACTGCAACTAAAGTTTTAGCAGGGGCTGGTAGCAACTCAACTTCTGAAGCGATAGAAGCAGCCATCACCGCTCAAAAATGCGGAGTTGATGCAATTTTTTCAGTAGCGCCTTATTATGTAAAACCATCTCAAGAGGGACTTTATCAGCACTACAAAGCAATTGCAGAGTCTGTAAGTGATATGCCATTTATGCTCTATAATGTTCCAGGAAGAACTGTTGTAGATATTAGTGCAGATACTGTTATAAGACTATTTGATGATGTTAAAAATATCTATGGCATAAAAGAGGCAACTGGAAGCCTTGAGCGTACAGTAGAACTTCTCTCTCGCAGACCTGAACTTAAAGTATTTAGTGGTGATGATGCGATTGACTATCCTATCCTTGCAAATGGAGGAGCGGGGATTACCTCTGTTACTTCAAACCTTCTTCCTGATTTAAAAAGTGAGTTGGTAAAAAAAGCACTTAACGGTGATTTTACGGGCTCAAAAGCTATAAATGATATGCTTTTTCCTATAAACAAAGCTCTATTTATAGAATCAAATCCTATTATGATAAAAGCAGCCATGTATATTGCTGGACTTATAGATACGCTTGAATATAGACTTCCTCTAGTCGCTCCAAGTGTTGAGAATATGAAAAAGATTGAGAGTGTTATGAAAAATTATGAAATTAAGGGTCTTTAA
- a CDS encoding enoyl-ACP reductase, whose protein sequence is MVEKIMQGKTLFVSGGTRGIGKAIVYAFAQRGCDVAFTYATKAETADEIIADVESKYGIKARAYKLDILEPETYKDVYVEFDKDFNRLDFFISNAIISGRAVVGGFGPFMRLKPKGLNNIYTATVDAFVVGAQEAAKRMELTGGGSIISMSSTGNLVYTPNYAGHGTNKAAVEAMVRYAAAELGEKKIRVNAVSGGPIDTDALRAFPNYEEVKSEVIKRSPLSRMGEAEDLTGACLFLCSEASSWLTGQTIVIDGGTTFQ, encoded by the coding sequence ATGGTAGAAAAAATCATGCAAGGCAAAACTCTCTTTGTTAGTGGCGGAACTCGTGGAATCGGAAAAGCAATTGTATATGCGTTTGCTCAAAGAGGGTGTGATGTAGCTTTTACTTATGCAACAAAAGCTGAAACTGCAGATGAGATTATTGCTGATGTTGAGTCAAAATATGGCATAAAAGCAAGAGCTTATAAACTTGACATTTTAGAGCCTGAGACATATAAAGATGTTTACGTTGAATTTGATAAAGATTTTAATAGATTAGATTTCTTTATCTCAAACGCTATCATCTCTGGGCGCGCTGTTGTTGGCGGATTTGGTCCATTTATGAGATTAAAGCCAAAAGGGTTAAATAATATATATACAGCAACTGTTGATGCCTTTGTTGTGGGCGCTCAAGAGGCGGCGAAGAGAATGGAATTAACTGGTGGCGGAAGTATTATAAGTATGAGTTCTACTGGTAACCTTGTATATACCCCAAACTATGCAGGTCATGGAACAAACAAAGCAGCAGTTGAGGCAATGGTACGTTATGCAGCTGCTGAGCTTGGAGAGAAAAAAATTAGAGTAAATGCTGTGAGTGGTGGACCAATTGACACTGACGCACTCAGAGCATTTCCTAACTATGAAGAGGTAAAGAGCGAGGTAATAAAGCGCTCTCCACTCTCTCGTATGGGAGAAGCTGAAGATTTGACAGGCGCATGCCTTTTTCTCTGTTCAGAGGCATCTTCATGGCTTACTGGGCAAACTATTGTTATTGATGGCGGAACAACTTTTCAATAA
- a CDS encoding uroporphyrinogen-III synthase yields the protein MKKIEKLIEHLNLIYYEYDRATHSFILDRSYSNEHVFEELIKITYILSKHNINFFVDENKSLILNSKNSFSLKIKRVMNSFIQNLKNRSLNIYVLNDKKVKWAKNLPVIKIETINTTFNISSYDALIFTSKSAVYTLNSYNTEWKSKPLYVIAPQTAKVASNLGGKIKFVSRENHGDEFADELIPLLKNKKVLYVRGSKVVSNLVEKLNANDVICDEVIVYQTVCSELKKKIKLPKNSVIIFSSPSTIECFLKNVSWDESYKAVSIGHTTQKYFPPYITPVVADTPSLDSCVKKAIELISEK from the coding sequence ATGAAAAAGATTGAAAAATTAATTGAGCACTTAAATCTTATATATTATGAGTATGATAGAGCTACCCACTCGTTTATACTTGATAGAAGCTACTCAAATGAGCATGTATTTGAGGAGCTTATTAAAATAACATATATTTTAAGCAAACATAATATAAATTTTTTTGTAGATGAAAATAAATCTTTAATTTTAAACAGCAAAAATAGTTTTTCTTTAAAAATAAAAAGAGTTATGAACTCTTTTATACAAAATTTAAAAAATAGATCTTTAAATATCTATGTTCTTAATGACAAAAAAGTAAAATGGGCTAAAAACTTACCTGTCATAAAGATAGAGACGATAAATACAACTTTTAACATCTCATCTTATGATGCTTTGATTTTTACTTCAAAAAGCGCTGTATATACCTTAAATTCATACAATACAGAGTGGAAGAGCAAACCTCTTTACGTAATAGCTCCTCAAACTGCAAAAGTAGCTAGCAATCTAGGTGGTAAGATAAAATTTGTAAGCAGAGAGAATCATGGAGATGAGTTTGCTGATGAATTAATTCCTCTTTTAAAAAACAAAAAAGTTCTATATGTACGAGGTTCTAAAGTTGTCTCAAATTTGGTAGAGAAGCTTAATGCAAATGATGTCATTTGTGATGAAGTTATAGTTTACCAAACTGTATGTTCAGAGTTAAAAAAGAAGATAAAACTTCCAAAAAACTCTGTAATTATCTTCTCCTCTCCATCTACGATAGAGTGTTTCTTAAAAAATGTCTCTTGGGATGAGAGTTATAAAGCTGTATCTATCGGTCATACTACTCAAAAATATTTTCCACCATACATAACTCCTGTCGTCGCTGATACACCTTCACTCGATTCATGCGTAAAAAAAGCCATAGAGTTGATATCCGAAAAGTAG
- a CDS encoding Spy/CpxP family protein refolding chaperone, which produces MKNIKTTLAILSCSIMLSSNILADATLPPPIQDVVKMEKLAGPAGPFTTKENFPKDYFLMPKNLPYLVGMTLYDNSSAKLNLSKEQIEAILKIKDELMAKAAKKALVIKNLELEMMKEVSFKLNSKKATELYPAVDEIAKLRAELTKIHLDCIEKVKAVLTPEQFEEMLDYGVINMF; this is translated from the coding sequence ATGAAAAATATAAAAACAACACTGGCAATTTTATCTTGCTCTATTATGCTTAGTTCTAATATTTTAGCAGATGCAACGCTTCCACCACCGATACAAGATGTTGTAAAAATGGAGAAATTAGCAGGTCCAGCAGGTCCATTTACAACAAAAGAGAATTTTCCAAAAGATTACTTTTTAATGCCAAAAAATCTTCCATATTTAGTTGGCATGACACTATATGACAACTCAAGTGCAAAACTAAATCTATCAAAAGAGCAGATTGAAGCTATTTTAAAAATCAAAGATGAGTTAATGGCAAAAGCTGCAAAAAAAGCACTCGTTATTAAAAACTTAGAACTTGAGATGATGAAAGAGGTATCATTTAAGCTAAATTCTAAAAAAGCTACAGAACTTTATCCAGCTGTCGATGAGATAGCAAAACTAAGAGCTGAACTTACAAAGATACATCTTGATTGTATAGAAAAAGTAAAGGCTGTTCTAACCCCTGAACAATTTGAAGAGATGCTTGATTATGGTGTTATAAATATGTTCTAA